From Alteromonas australica, one genomic window encodes:
- a CDS encoding DMT family transporter codes for MGVFAALGTALCWAIAARLFSGTGNAFSPLTMNFWKGLISILLLGLVLLFVPPMGLNVSIICWLLISGFIGIGIGDTCFFKALKSIGDSQAVLVAETLAPLFTALFAMAFIGEWITWQQWVGVAIVLLSVDMVIKARKRSTTHVFATSGYLYGVAAALCQAVGAVVSRDILGSGDVDAASAAFLRLIGGMFFVVPLIACGKTRWLPAISKGQRIWPAFILATLLGTTAAIYLQMFAFAYAKAAVVQTLIATSALMSLGVAWVLGEKATKATILWSIVALIGVAVLVSFGAPAGH; via the coding sequence ATGGGCGTATTTGCTGCCTTAGGTACAGCATTGTGTTGGGCTATTGCTGCTAGGTTATTTAGTGGCACAGGCAATGCCTTTTCACCCCTCACGATGAATTTTTGGAAAGGCCTTATTTCCATTCTTTTGCTTGGCCTAGTATTACTTTTTGTGCCGCCTATGGGCCTGAACGTTTCCATTATATGTTGGCTACTAATTAGTGGCTTTATTGGTATCGGCATTGGTGACACCTGTTTTTTTAAAGCGCTAAAAAGTATTGGCGATAGCCAAGCCGTGTTGGTGGCAGAGACACTCGCGCCTTTATTTACCGCTTTATTTGCCATGGCCTTTATTGGTGAATGGATAACCTGGCAGCAATGGGTGGGCGTGGCCATTGTGTTGCTCTCTGTCGACATGGTTATAAAAGCCAGAAAGCGAAGTACCACGCATGTCTTTGCCACCAGTGGCTACTTATATGGCGTTGCGGCGGCGCTTTGCCAAGCAGTAGGCGCCGTGGTTAGTCGAGACATTCTCGGTAGTGGTGACGTCGATGCAGCAAGCGCTGCGTTTCTGCGACTTATCGGCGGCATGTTCTTTGTTGTCCCCTTAATTGCCTGCGGTAAAACTCGTTGGCTCCCTGCAATATCCAAAGGTCAGAGAATTTGGCCTGCATTCATCCTTGCCACGTTATTAGGCACCACCGCCGCCATTTATTTGCAAATGTTTGCCTTTGCGTATGCCAAGGCAGCCGTAGTACAAACACTCATTGCCACTAGCGCACTTATGTCATTGGGTGTGGCCTGGGTACTCGGAGAAAAAGCGACTAAAGCCACGATTTTGTGGTCTATTGTGGCATTGATTGGTGTGGCGGTTTTGGTCAGTTTTGGCGCCCCAGCAGGCCACTAG
- a CDS encoding Gfo/Idh/MocA family protein — translation MQPIRMGMIGGGEGAFIGAVHRHAAGLDGHYTLVCGAFSRNEENNLRTAEALNVAKARTYDNWQFMLEEESRLPEDERMQVVVIVTPNHLHVPISIAAIKAGFHVFCEKPAGVNLHEVITLQDTLNASHSLYGLAHTYLGYPMVWQAKHMVESGQLGTIRKVFVEYPQGWLSANEESHNKQAAWRTDPELAGGSGCMGDIGTHAFGLVEFVLNDYVNALSGELYTHVEGRRLDDDGAALIKTKKGATGVLIASQVCAGEENALKIRVYGEKGGIEWKQMEPNSLVYRPTDAPYQVLRAGLGQAGLCDQAISRCRIPGGHPEGYLEAMANLYTGFANAIREGQTGQADGVPGVKSGLRGMVFIDAMLASAQSEQKWQTVSDVGTQ, via the coding sequence ATGCAACCCATTCGTATGGGAATGATTGGTGGTGGGGAAGGTGCGTTCATCGGGGCTGTGCATCGCCATGCGGCGGGATTAGATGGTCACTACACACTCGTGTGTGGTGCGTTTAGCCGCAACGAAGAAAACAACCTTCGCACCGCTGAAGCCTTAAATGTTGCCAAAGCCCGTACTTACGATAATTGGCAGTTTATGTTGGAAGAAGAGTCTCGTCTTCCTGAAGATGAACGTATGCAAGTGGTGGTTATCGTTACTCCTAATCATTTGCATGTGCCTATATCTATTGCCGCCATTAAGGCCGGTTTTCATGTGTTTTGTGAAAAGCCAGCTGGTGTGAATCTCCATGAAGTTATTACGCTACAAGATACGCTCAATGCGTCTCATTCCTTGTATGGACTGGCGCATACCTATCTAGGCTACCCCATGGTTTGGCAAGCAAAGCATATGGTGGAAAGTGGGCAGCTTGGCACAATCAGAAAAGTATTTGTGGAATACCCTCAAGGGTGGCTTTCAGCGAATGAAGAAAGTCATAACAAGCAAGCTGCATGGCGGACAGACCCAGAGCTCGCAGGGGGCAGCGGCTGTATGGGCGATATAGGCACACATGCTTTCGGCTTAGTTGAATTTGTTTTAAACGATTACGTGAACGCACTGAGTGGCGAATTATATACCCATGTTGAGGGTCGTCGCCTAGATGACGATGGTGCTGCGCTTATTAAAACGAAAAAGGGAGCAACAGGTGTGCTGATTGCTAGCCAGGTCTGTGCGGGAGAGGAAAATGCACTCAAAATTCGCGTTTATGGCGAGAAGGGCGGAATTGAGTGGAAGCAAATGGAGCCCAATTCTCTCGTGTATCGTCCTACTGATGCACCCTATCAAGTGCTACGCGCTGGCCTAGGTCAAGCCGGCTTGTGCGATCAAGCAATCAGCCGGTGCCGTATTCCAGGTGGTCACCCAGAAGGGTATTTAGAGGCCATGGCAAATCTATACACGGGTTTCGCCAACGCCATTAGAGAAGGCCAAACCGGGCAAGCTGATGGGGTGCCTGGTGTGAAGTCTGGTTTGCGAGGCATGGTCTTTATTGATGCCATGTTGGCCAGTGCCCAGAGCGAGCAAAAATGGCAAACCGTCAGCGACGTAGGCACGCAATAA
- a CDS encoding nucleoside permease yields MINLRLSIMMFLQFFIWGGWFVTLGTYLANTLAASGGQIGMAFSTQSWGAIIAPFVVGLIADRFFNAERILGVLHIVGAILMYFMYQADNFVAFYPYVLGYMVVYMPTLALVNAVAFGQMQDPSKEFGKVRVWGTIGWIVAGLMISYVFSWDSAVAIADGQLRYTFLLCAVASLLLGVFSFSLPNTPPKAVGQKTGIRELLGLDALVLLKDKNFLVFFLSSVLICIPLAFYYQNANPFLTEIGVENATGKMTLGQVSEVLFMLALPIFLNRFGLKVTLLIGMAAWVLRYVLFAYGNADETLYMLIVGIALHGICYDFFFVSGQIYTDAKAGESAKSAAQGLITLATYGVGMLVGFAVAGMITDRYTTEASVHEWQQIWLFPAAFAAVVFLIFLFMFKSEKEKINA; encoded by the coding sequence ATGATAAACCTACGTCTGAGCATAATGATGTTTTTGCAGTTCTTTATTTGGGGTGGCTGGTTTGTCACTTTAGGGACTTACTTAGCCAATACGCTAGCCGCTAGCGGTGGGCAAATAGGCATGGCATTTTCGACCCAAAGCTGGGGCGCAATTATTGCCCCGTTTGTGGTAGGGCTAATTGCAGATAGGTTCTTTAACGCAGAACGTATTTTGGGTGTGCTTCATATTGTAGGCGCAATACTGATGTACTTTATGTATCAAGCCGACAATTTTGTTGCCTTTTACCCGTATGTGCTGGGCTACATGGTGGTGTATATGCCTACTCTGGCATTGGTGAATGCGGTGGCATTCGGCCAAATGCAAGACCCGTCGAAAGAGTTCGGCAAGGTACGGGTTTGGGGAACCATAGGCTGGATTGTGGCGGGGCTAATGATTAGCTACGTATTTTCCTGGGACTCAGCGGTAGCTATTGCTGATGGGCAACTGCGCTATACCTTCTTATTGTGTGCTGTCGCCTCATTATTACTAGGGGTGTTTAGTTTCAGCCTGCCAAACACGCCGCCCAAAGCCGTAGGGCAAAAAACAGGTATTCGCGAGCTACTCGGGTTAGATGCGCTGGTTTTGCTAAAAGATAAAAACTTCTTAGTGTTTTTTCTCTCCTCGGTTCTTATTTGTATTCCACTGGCCTTTTATTACCAGAACGCTAACCCATTTTTAACGGAAATTGGTGTTGAGAATGCCACTGGGAAAATGACGTTGGGGCAAGTCTCTGAAGTGCTTTTCATGCTTGCCTTGCCTATTTTTCTTAATCGGTTCGGCCTTAAAGTTACCCTGCTGATTGGCATGGCGGCATGGGTTCTCAGGTACGTGCTGTTTGCCTACGGGAACGCCGATGAAACCTTGTACATGCTGATCGTGGGTATAGCTCTTCACGGTATTTGTTACGATTTCTTTTTTGTGTCAGGGCAAATCTATACAGACGCCAAGGCAGGAGAATCTGCAAAAAGTGCAGCTCAAGGGCTTATCACCTTGGCTACCTATGGCGTAGGCATGCTGGTGGGGTTTGCAGTAGCAGGCATGATCACAGATCGCTACACCACGGAAGCCTCAGTTCACGAATGGCAACAAATTTGGCTATTCCCCGCTGCATTTGCTGCGGTGGTCTTCCTTATTTTTCTTTTCATGTTCAAAAGCGAGAAGGAAAAAATCAATGCTTAA
- a CDS encoding LacI family DNA-binding transcriptional regulator, whose amino-acid sequence MANIRDVADSAGVSVATVSRTLQQPERVSLKTRNRVMAAVDAVGYKPNLMAVKFRSGKTHNLVVLVPTVANVFFARVISGMQEAAAELGYSILLANTLGNPDTEAQYAKMVSTSQADGLIQLRAQIPLDDSLMNDNGLLPMVNACEVIDCGKYPVVTLDNRAAAKAMTRHLIEFGHTRIAMIKGPDSSPLTQDRLLGYKDALREANLPFNENLLFPGDFTLQAGYKAGADIAKIDEKLRPTAVFCENDETAIGTIQAFKQVGMRVPDDISVAGFDDIAFSAFCDPPLTTIAQPAEEFGRTAVTLLVDVLNGKTRKAPKVIMPFELITRQSTGPVKTM is encoded by the coding sequence ATGGCGAATATAAGAGATGTGGCTGACAGCGCTGGCGTGTCGGTTGCAACGGTTTCACGCACATTGCAACAACCTGAACGGGTTTCTTTGAAAACCCGAAATAGAGTTATGGCTGCGGTAGACGCGGTAGGATACAAGCCAAATTTAATGGCGGTGAAATTTCGCTCTGGAAAAACTCACAATTTAGTGGTGCTTGTACCCACTGTGGCCAACGTGTTTTTTGCCCGGGTAATTAGCGGCATGCAAGAAGCGGCAGCAGAGTTAGGCTATTCCATTTTACTCGCCAACACGCTAGGCAATCCAGACACTGAAGCCCAATACGCAAAAATGGTAAGTACCTCTCAAGCTGATGGTCTTATTCAGTTACGGGCGCAAATACCGCTCGATGACAGCTTGATGAATGACAACGGGCTTTTGCCAATGGTAAACGCCTGTGAAGTGATTGATTGCGGTAAATACCCCGTTGTGACACTGGATAATCGCGCAGCCGCAAAAGCAATGACACGCCACTTGATAGAATTTGGTCACACCCGTATTGCCATGATCAAAGGCCCCGATTCTAGCCCGCTAACGCAAGACAGGTTGCTTGGATACAAAGATGCCTTACGCGAAGCTAACCTGCCTTTTAATGAGAACTTGTTGTTCCCCGGTGACTTTACACTACAAGCGGGCTATAAGGCTGGTGCGGACATTGCAAAAATTGATGAAAAGCTGCGCCCTACCGCAGTATTTTGTGAAAATGACGAAACCGCCATAGGAACCATACAAGCCTTCAAACAAGTAGGCATGCGTGTACCCGATGATATTTCAGTTGCTGGCTTCGACGATATTGCCTTCTCTGCTTTTTGCGACCCACCGCTTACGACTATCGCCCAACCCGCAGAGGAATTTGGCCGAACGGCAGTCACCCTTTTGGTTGATGTATTAAATGGTAAAACGCGCAAAGCACCCAAAGTTATTATGCCTTTTGAGTTAATTACTCGACAAAGCACAGGCCCCGTAAAAACAATGTAA
- a CDS encoding DksA/TraR family C4-type zinc finger protein — translation MAGGWAKDGAVQDQIDASVEDAVARAKSNMYQGDSAEFCVECDVRIPERRRVAVPGVQLCINCQAELEKDAKVESSFNRRGSKDSQLR, via the coding sequence ATGGCGGGTGGTTGGGCAAAAGATGGGGCGGTACAGGATCAAATAGACGCAAGTGTTGAAGATGCAGTTGCGCGGGCAAAGAGCAACATGTACCAAGGTGACAGTGCTGAGTTCTGTGTAGAGTGTGACGTGCGTATTCCCGAGCGTAGACGCGTGGCAGTGCCTGGCGTGCAACTATGCATAAACTGCCAAGCCGAGCTAGAAAAAGACGCGAAGGTCGAATCCTCGTTTAACCGCCGAGGTAGTAAAGACAGTCAATTACGGTAA
- a CDS encoding ATP-binding protein — protein sequence MGVTLEGKNRFDGIPSGVIRDIEAVGNAVYIASENGVFELIGGKAEKLNFNDDQLNTGIISDIEYDNEGNLWIVEYGVGVFKLNIATRAVEEFVKSEGWKRFAWSLSISESHVAVSIISGVYLVDKDTGKTEDWAGELELGKIDKAYSMTYGESQFYVAVNDELIILEVDKRRIQRLPLQENFKLLSSLHHVTKTSDTLYLGGKEGIYAVTDDKHAFIPFDVEIAKNINRVSDIYVSAGNEVWVAAGGMFQVYGDRLQSPSFMNPILNSDSIRSITKISESTTGDLLFASSQLGLVTLSNIHRGINLLHHNGQVLRSNVSDSGIDLSGEALLQVGSNNYVLNTGNGAIEEREAGNASACLDNAALIFEKVMRRSEPTFEYCKSHSFHTFYSPAGILYAYLWNGDDASYFLIDNDRVVDQIEAPSHLVFATLSNAGEIIAYDSKGNVHIQLSKVNWKIVNFKGGDWSHITCLVELSDSFLVCTSGMGLKQISKTTGEVSSSLFMLDEQLRFIRGGIISSNGQLWIASNMGLFVHDIEQKSTNFLGKQNGILDTDFEYGSLIQFGSKIVVLGDRYSYLIDEKKVLAALENDPENKPQAVFTKLSWDRSDSVNVYYMPPNSSGTYDIYDGYSDISIHIGTNSFRSYADQNIEFRIKGVFDEWVLHHDSYMLLKMSDLGAGQYELEARIRGKYSKGEISRLNLTIHPPFYASNMAFSFYAIALVLLFTVAKLGYLKPAVSFVRDTRIYQFLTRYELTDGQSKFEKMLRAKEQHIGDIAHELKTPLQLMFNTIENKKGVNGLEDATLTAMHENAKRIQNLVEQISSTAPSISSGVAIYKLYDVEKVKYVVTSLAPLADVKKQQLDVTVKGSSGISLINDSLEKIVTNLVENAIKYTPERGHIKVSAVLNQDSLRIVVSDNGEGIAENDHAKVLNRFARAHKGKEKGEGVGLALVNDLVKLNQGTMVLDSALSKGTKWIITLPLDDVDFINEEQSNGAKSKAWGERKTLLLIDDNRVFRTYLFNYFSDTYRCLIAKNGKQALSILKNYPVDLIISDLLMAPTNGIEFIQKLRHKPELASVPVIILTANTDEDAKRKALEAKVDHYLTKPVDNDELRLHVERLLSLRSIPHMQGRKLPQLGESLDIPELTSEKDMNFYLNFIEVLEKNYKNEYFSRDMAASMLTMSSRSLNRRLSELFEYNFSEFLTRFRVDKSIPLLLNGTTVIDACMEVGFGTPSYFSTSFKRVKGLPPRKFVDTKKVGENAPSAS from the coding sequence TTGGGCGTCACTTTAGAAGGAAAAAATAGGTTTGATGGTATTCCTTCCGGAGTCATCAGAGATATTGAGGCAGTAGGGAACGCAGTCTATATTGCTTCAGAAAATGGTGTTTTCGAATTAATTGGGGGAAAAGCGGAAAAACTAAATTTCAACGACGATCAACTAAATACTGGAATCATTTCAGACATCGAGTATGACAACGAAGGGAATTTGTGGATTGTTGAATATGGTGTTGGTGTTTTTAAGTTAAATATAGCTACCAGGGCTGTTGAGGAATTTGTTAAAAGTGAAGGTTGGAAAAGGTTCGCATGGTCACTGAGTATTAGTGAAAGCCACGTTGCCGTGTCCATTATATCCGGTGTTTATTTAGTTGATAAAGATACAGGCAAAACTGAAGACTGGGCGGGCGAACTAGAGTTAGGGAAAATTGATAAAGCGTATTCAATGACCTATGGCGAATCTCAGTTTTATGTGGCGGTAAATGACGAACTTATAATATTGGAGGTGGATAAAAGGCGAATTCAAAGATTACCTCTTCAGGAAAACTTTAAATTATTATCTTCATTGCATCATGTAACCAAAACTAGCGATACATTGTATTTAGGTGGAAAAGAGGGGATATACGCAGTAACTGATGACAAGCATGCGTTTATCCCATTTGATGTTGAAATCGCGAAAAACATCAATCGCGTATCCGACATTTATGTATCTGCGGGCAATGAAGTTTGGGTGGCGGCAGGTGGCATGTTTCAGGTCTATGGAGATAGACTTCAGAGCCCGAGTTTCATGAATCCTATTCTCAATTCAGATAGTATTCGAAGCATTACAAAAATCTCAGAATCAACAACGGGAGATTTATTGTTTGCCTCTTCTCAGCTCGGTTTGGTGACGTTATCAAATATTCATCGTGGCATTAATCTTCTTCATCATAACGGGCAAGTACTACGAAGTAACGTTTCTGATTCTGGAATCGACTTATCTGGTGAAGCGCTACTGCAAGTAGGATCAAACAATTACGTACTAAATACGGGTAATGGCGCAATAGAAGAAAGAGAAGCTGGAAATGCCTCAGCCTGTTTGGACAATGCTGCGCTGATTTTTGAAAAGGTAATGCGCCGCAGTGAGCCAACGTTTGAGTATTGTAAGAGCCATTCCTTTCACACCTTTTATTCACCGGCAGGTATTTTGTATGCGTACTTATGGAATGGGGACGACGCAAGTTACTTTTTGATTGATAACGATAGAGTTGTAGATCAAATAGAAGCGCCTTCTCACCTAGTTTTTGCGACACTTTCAAATGCAGGTGAAATTATTGCGTATGACTCTAAAGGGAATGTTCATATTCAACTTTCAAAAGTGAATTGGAAAATTGTTAACTTTAAAGGTGGGGATTGGTCGCACATCACATGTTTAGTCGAGCTGTCAGATTCATTCCTAGTGTGTACTTCTGGAATGGGTCTTAAGCAAATAAGCAAAACTACAGGTGAGGTGAGCTCTAGCCTCTTTATGTTGGATGAGCAACTACGATTTATTAGAGGAGGTATTATTAGTAGCAATGGACAGCTATGGATTGCGTCGAATATGGGGTTGTTTGTTCACGATATTGAACAAAAGTCGACTAACTTTCTTGGGAAACAAAATGGGATTTTAGATACAGATTTTGAATATGGAAGCCTCATTCAGTTTGGTAGCAAAATAGTGGTTTTAGGCGACCGATATTCTTATTTAATTGATGAAAAGAAAGTATTGGCCGCGCTTGAAAACGACCCAGAAAATAAACCTCAAGCTGTTTTTACAAAGCTTTCGTGGGATCGAAGTGATAGTGTAAACGTCTATTACATGCCTCCAAATAGCTCTGGTACCTATGACATTTATGACGGATACAGTGATATTTCTATTCACATAGGAACGAACAGCTTTCGTTCTTACGCCGACCAAAATATCGAGTTTCGTATAAAAGGAGTTTTTGATGAGTGGGTTCTTCATCACGACTCATATATGCTGCTTAAAATGTCGGATTTAGGGGCTGGTCAATATGAATTGGAAGCGAGAATACGAGGGAAGTACTCAAAAGGCGAAATATCTCGCTTAAACCTCACTATCCATCCTCCTTTTTACGCGTCGAATATGGCCTTTTCTTTTTATGCCATTGCGCTTGTTTTGTTATTTACGGTAGCCAAATTGGGGTATTTAAAACCAGCTGTTTCTTTCGTTAGAGACACACGAATTTATCAGTTTCTTACGCGCTATGAGTTAACCGACGGCCAGTCAAAATTTGAGAAGATGCTAAGAGCAAAAGAGCAGCATATCGGCGATATAGCCCATGAATTGAAAACGCCTTTGCAACTCATGTTCAATACTATCGAGAATAAAAAAGGGGTAAATGGGCTAGAGGATGCCACGCTGACCGCTATGCATGAGAATGCTAAACGCATTCAAAACCTAGTGGAACAAATTAGCTCTACTGCGCCATCTATATCTAGCGGCGTCGCCATTTATAAACTTTATGATGTTGAAAAGGTAAAGTATGTAGTAACCAGCTTAGCGCCTTTGGCGGATGTTAAAAAGCAACAGTTAGACGTAACTGTAAAAGGAAGTTCGGGAATATCACTTATCAACGATAGCCTAGAAAAAATTGTCACCAATTTAGTGGAAAATGCTATCAAATATACCCCTGAACGCGGTCATATAAAGGTGTCGGCGGTGCTTAACCAAGATAGTTTACGCATTGTTGTGAGTGATAATGGCGAGGGTATTGCCGAAAATGATCACGCTAAAGTGTTGAACCGATTTGCCAGAGCGCATAAGGGGAAAGAAAAGGGCGAGGGTGTTGGCTTGGCATTGGTGAACGATTTAGTGAAGCTTAACCAAGGCACGATGGTTTTAGACAGTGCGTTAAGTAAAGGAACAAAGTGGATAATTACGCTTCCCCTCGATGATGTTGATTTCATCAATGAAGAACAATCTAACGGGGCGAAAAGCAAAGCGTGGGGGGAGCGGAAAACTCTACTCTTGATTGATGATAACCGCGTGTTTAGAACCTATCTGTTTAATTATTTTTCAGATACCTACCGTTGCCTAATTGCTAAGAACGGTAAGCAAGCGTTAAGTATTCTGAAAAACTACCCTGTGGATCTTATTATTTCAGACCTGTTGATGGCGCCTACAAATGGTATCGAGTTCATCCAGAAATTGAGGCACAAGCCAGAATTAGCTAGCGTCCCTGTTATCATTCTTACGGCAAATACCGATGAAGATGCAAAGCGCAAAGCGCTTGAGGCAAAAGTCGACCACTACTTAACTAAGCCGGTCGATAACGACGAACTAAGATTACATGTAGAAAGGCTATTGTCCTTAAGGTCGATACCTCATATGCAGGGTAGAAAGTTACCTCAACTCGGAGAGTCACTGGATATTCCAGAGTTAACGTCAGAAAAGGACATGAACTTTTATTTAAACTTCATCGAAGTTTTAGAAAAAAACTATAAAAATGAATATTTCAGTCGAGATATGGCAGCTAGCATGCTTACCATGAGTTCACGTAGCTTAAATCGGCGTTTATCGGAGCTGTTTGAGTATAACTTCAGTGAATTCCTTACGCGTTTTAGGGTGGATAAGTCTATACCTCTCTTACTTAACGGCACCACAGTAATCGATGCCTGCATGGAAGTAGGTTTTGGTACGCCATCGTACTTTTCAACCAGCTTTAAGCGGGTAAAGGGCTTACCTCCACGTAAATTTGTAGATACGAAAAAGGTAGGGGAAAACGCGCCAAGCGCTTCTTAG
- a CDS encoding sugar phosphate isomerase/epimerase family protein, whose translation MLPTSSHFKRDLKLNSRACSRRHFIKLASSAAGLTFASQVLGHNHKPHTMKDAPIGLQLYTLRDIMKVSVPATLKLVSSIGYKEMEFAGYFGHRAKDIRRMLDEEGLTAPSAHIQLTDFDTQLTKILDDAQTVGHKYLVVPWLSEAQRGTGISPYQKLAEKLNTLGEACQKEGITLAYHNHDFEFENREGKIPLDVLIENTDPNNLAIELDLYWAVKANKDPIAYFKNYPGRFKLWHVKDMAKDGSFADVGTGVIDFENIFAHGKLAGIEHKFVERDQTNDRIATIEQGYKAVTALNHTLG comes from the coding sequence ATGTTGCCCACATCATCACATTTTAAGCGAGATCTAAAGCTCAATAGCAGAGCATGTAGCAGACGGCATTTTATAAAGCTTGCATCTTCGGCAGCAGGGTTAACCTTTGCGTCTCAGGTGTTGGGGCATAACCATAAGCCACACACAATGAAAGATGCACCGATAGGCCTACAGCTATATACATTACGTGACATTATGAAGGTGAGTGTACCGGCAACGCTTAAACTTGTTTCTTCTATTGGTTACAAAGAGATGGAATTTGCGGGCTACTTTGGGCACCGCGCTAAAGACATTAGGCGCATGCTAGACGAAGAGGGATTAACCGCGCCTTCTGCTCATATTCAGCTTACCGATTTTGATACCCAACTGACAAAAATTCTTGATGATGCTCAGACTGTTGGCCATAAATATTTGGTCGTGCCCTGGCTGAGTGAAGCACAACGTGGCACGGGTATATCTCCCTACCAAAAGCTTGCTGAAAAACTAAACACCCTAGGTGAAGCATGCCAAAAAGAAGGGATTACACTTGCGTATCACAACCATGACTTTGAGTTTGAAAACCGCGAAGGGAAAATTCCTTTAGATGTACTTATCGAAAACACCGACCCAAATAATCTCGCCATTGAATTAGATTTGTATTGGGCTGTTAAAGCCAATAAAGACCCTATTGCCTACTTCAAAAATTACCCTGGCCGGTTTAAGTTATGGCACGTTAAAGATATGGCAAAAGATGGTAGCTTTGCCGATGTAGGCACAGGGGTAATAGATTTTGAAAACATTTTCGCTCACGGAAAGCTAGCTGGAATAGAGCATAAATTTGTAGAGCGGGACCAAACCAATGACAGAATAGCCACCATTGAACAAGGGTATAAAGCGGTGACTGCACTTAATCACACCCTAGGCTAA
- a CDS encoding sugar phosphate isomerase/epimerase family protein, producing the protein MASESTTSSLGTIKGPAIFLAQFMGQEAPFDTLENMAKWAASQGYKGIQVPTDPKLFDLEKAAESQQYCDDIAQVCRQAGVEITELSTHLQGQLVAVHPAYDELFDNFAPPHLHGKPKARTEWAVNQLKCAAIASQRLGLKAHATFSGALMWHLVYPWPQRPAGLVAQGFAELAKRWLPILDAFDAAGVDVCYEIHPGEDLHDGASFEQFLAAVNDHPRANILFDPSHFVLQQLDYLDFIDRYHARIKMFHVKDAEFNPNGRSGVYGGYQDWQSRPGRFRSLGDGQVDFKGIFSKLTQYGFNGWAVLEWECCLKDSAQGAAEGAPFIAQHIIQPTGYAFDDFAGGEVSTEKNNRILGIND; encoded by the coding sequence ATGGCGAGCGAAAGCACAACATCTTCTCTTGGCACAATAAAGGGGCCTGCAATCTTCTTAGCCCAATTTATGGGTCAAGAGGCACCTTTCGATACATTAGAAAATATGGCGAAGTGGGCTGCGTCTCAAGGGTATAAGGGTATCCAAGTACCTACCGACCCTAAATTGTTTGATTTAGAAAAAGCGGCAGAGAGCCAACAGTACTGCGACGACATTGCACAGGTGTGTCGTCAGGCCGGGGTAGAGATCACCGAGTTATCAACACATTTGCAAGGGCAGTTGGTGGCCGTTCATCCAGCCTACGACGAGCTATTTGATAACTTTGCGCCACCCCATCTGCATGGAAAACCAAAAGCAAGAACAGAATGGGCCGTCAATCAATTGAAGTGCGCAGCTATCGCCAGCCAGCGTTTAGGGCTTAAGGCACATGCCACTTTTTCTGGCGCGTTAATGTGGCATTTAGTGTATCCATGGCCGCAGCGCCCAGCAGGGCTAGTAGCGCAAGGCTTTGCTGAATTAGCAAAACGGTGGCTACCTATTCTAGATGCGTTTGATGCGGCAGGTGTAGATGTTTGTTACGAAATTCACCCCGGCGAAGATCTGCATGACGGCGCCTCCTTCGAGCAATTTTTAGCTGCGGTTAACGACCACCCCCGTGCGAATATTTTGTTCGACCCAAGCCACTTTGTGCTACAGCAATTGGATTATCTCGATTTCATCGACCGTTACCACGCTCGCATAAAAATGTTTCATGTGAAAGATGCAGAGTTTAACCCCAATGGGCGTAGCGGGGTGTACGGAGGGTATCAAGACTGGCAATCCCGCCCAGGGCGTTTTCGTTCCCTTGGCGATGGTCAAGTCGACTTCAAAGGCATTTTTAGCAAGCTCACGCAATATGGGTTTAACGGCTGGGCAGTACTGGAATGGGAATGCTGTCTGAAGGATTCAGCGCAAGGCGCTGCTGAAGGCGCGCCTTTTATTGCTCAACACATCATTCAGCCTACAGGGTATGCCTTTGATGACTTCGCCGGCGGGGAAGTCAGCACCGAAAAAAATAACCGCATTCTTGGTATTAACGACTAG
- a CDS encoding DUF3392 family protein: MTELFSAVSRALSPYYTEMSIMLMATILVVYGDIINGHVKRLLAPYHFVIRVSLFVVLCAFGYGALTLYGAPFLNHVIAYLPWQYQGVGFVASFLLLGFLAERRRYI; the protein is encoded by the coding sequence ATGACAGAATTATTTAGCGCCGTTTCACGCGCGCTTAGCCCCTACTATACAGAAATGAGTATTATGCTGATGGCCACTATATTGGTGGTGTACGGCGACATTATCAACGGCCATGTTAAACGGCTTTTAGCCCCTTATCATTTTGTTATCCGGGTGAGTCTTTTCGTGGTGTTGTGCGCTTTTGGCTATGGTGCACTGACCTTATACGGTGCCCCTTTCTTAAACCATGTGATTGCCTATTTGCCTTGGCAATATCAAGGCGTGGGGTTTGTAGCGTCATTTCTGTTACTTGGCTTTTTAGCTGAAAGGCGACGATATATTTAG